Genomic DNA from Paenibacillus borealis:
TTCTCGCGTTGCCTGCATTTCCATGTGGACGGCTGTGTCATTATCTCCGGACAACAGATGGAGCCTGCCATACAGGATCTCGATAGGAGCAATATTCCCTGCATCGGCGTTGACCTGGAGCTGACCGGCAAGAAATCCGGCTATGTGATGTCGGATAATTACCAGATTGCCTCTAAAGTAGTGGAGCATTTCTACCTGCTCGGTCACAGGGAGCTGGGCTTCATCGGCAGTACGGCCGATTCGGATATCTCCAACCGGCGTGAAGCGGGCTATGTCAAAGCCATTGCCGGTTTCGGTCTGACGATGAACCCCAAATGGTTCGTGCATGGCGACGATTTCTTCGAGCCCAGCGGCTACGCGGCCATGAAGCAGCTGATCCATGCCGGCAGTCTGCCGCAAGCCATCTTCGCCGCCTCCGATCTGCTCGCCCTGGGAGCGGTCCGCGCCTTGAAGGAGCATGGCCTCCGTGTTCCGGAGGATGTCGCCATCATCGGCTGCGATGATATCGAGGCCTGCCAGTATACCAGTCCCACGCTGACCACGATCCGCCAGAACAAGGAACGGCTCGGTGTTCTCGCGGCCCATATGCTGTTCGATCTCATTAATAATCAGTCGGAAGGCGGCTCCTTCGTGGTTGAGCCGGCGCTGATCATCCGTGAATCCTGCGGGAGCGGGTTGAACCGCTGAGCTGCGCCCCTCTTCCGGGTGCAGTTTACACAACCTCCCCTCTGTTTCATAATCCCATTGCCTTAACCAGACTGAAACCGCTTTCGATACTATAATCTCTCATTTGATGGGATGGATCAAGGCACCGTTTTTCTGATTAAGGGGACCATTTTTCGGCTTGGTCCCCATTATTTGTGTTTAATACTTAGCCATACTCTATTTAAGGTGTCCGGGAAATAAGATGGAGTGGCTAGAGCGGATGACTCGGGCGTGGGCAATTTCCGCTTCTGAGCCGCATTCATGGGAACATTTGGGATAAACCAGACAAATATGAAGCAATAATTATTCCTGGCGGGTCATTTTTGCGCATAGAACAACGAGTATATAATAGAAAGGCGGGAGATTTTTGATAGAAACAAAACGTCTTATAATTAGAGAAATGGTGCAGTCTGATTATGATGCATTGTGCGGAATATTGTGTGATGAGGAAGTAATGCGTGCTGCTTATGAAAGTGCATTCAACTTAGAAGAAGCACAAAATTGGCTTAACAGACATCTTAAAAGATATGAAGAGTATGGTTTTGGACTTTGGGCTGTTGTATTAAAAGAATCAAACGAAATGATTGGTCAATGTGGCCTGACAATGCAAGGCTGGGGAGAAAAAGAAATTTTGGAAATAGGATTTTTGTTTCAAAAAGCGCATTGGCACAAAGGTTACGCAACAGAAGCGGCAATTGCTTGCAAGGAATACGCCTTCTCAGTTCTTAATGCAAATAGGGTTTATTCTATTATTAGGGACACAAATATAGCCTCTCAAAAAGTTGCTGTTCGAAACGGTATGAATATTATTGATAAAGATACTAAGAATTTTAGGAATATAGATATGGAGTTTTTTCTGTATTGTGTAGAGCGAACAAAATGAGCATAATACAAAAATTAAAGATTTAAAGAAAATTTGAAGCTGTCACAAAAGGTTTAACAACATTGTTATCTTACTCAGAAGAGAAAGCTAACGGGAAACGATAGTTCAATGAAAAGCGACAGTCAAGGACCTTTTTTCTCGTCCTTGACTGTCGCCGTTTCATTCTATAAATATCGTCTTGATACTTTATTCTCTGCTGAGATCAATAAGGTGTTGGAGCACCCACCTGCGGGTCCAGTGACAGGCTGACCAATTGGCCCGCGTGGGTGAGGCCTGCACCGAATCCGTACAGCAATATCCGCTGGCCATTCTGCACTTTCCCCTCGCGGATGCCAAGATCGAGGGCAAGCGGAATACTGGCCGCCGAGGTGTTGCCGAAATATTCAAGGCTGTACAGCGCTTGTTCGAACGGGTAATTCAGCCGTTCACAGATCGGTTCAATCATCCGCAGATTGGCGCTGT
This window encodes:
- a CDS encoding GNAT family N-acetyltransferase, translating into MIETKRLIIREMVQSDYDALCGILCDEEVMRAAYESAFNLEEAQNWLNRHLKRYEEYGFGLWAVVLKESNEMIGQCGLTMQGWGEKEILEIGFLFQKAHWHKGYATEAAIACKEYAFSVLNANRVYSIIRDTNIASQKVAVRNGMNIIDKDTKNFRNIDMEFFLYCVERTK
- a CDS encoding LacI family DNA-binding transcriptional regulator, producing MNIKKIAEMAGVSVSTVSKIMNNYSDVSEKTKQRVLEIIEQTGYTPSSSAKTLATKKSNLIGVIFAGELNVEFTHPFFVEVLNSFKKQMGVLGYDLIFFSNEKFISSGDYFSRCLHFHVDGCVIISGQQMEPAIQDLDRSNIPCIGVDLELTGKKSGYVMSDNYQIASKVVEHFYLLGHRELGFIGSTADSDISNRREAGYVKAIAGFGLTMNPKWFVHGDDFFEPSGYAAMKQLIHAGSLPQAIFAASDLLALGAVRALKEHGLRVPEDVAIIGCDDIEACQYTSPTLTTIRQNKERLGVLAAHMLFDLINNQSEGGSFVVEPALIIRESCGSGLNR